A window of Dehalococcoidia bacterium genomic DNA:
CGTTCCGCGTCATCGCCGTCGACCAGCAGCATGCTCCGGCAGCTTCACGCTGGCCGGGTCCGGCGCCGGGGGTCCAGCGTGCGCACGGGCACACGCGGCGTTGTGCGCGTGCGCGACCAGACATACGAACCGACACTGCCTCCGTTATGGTGAGCTCGCGCACTCACACACTGAAAAATGAATGACAGCGCTCGCCGCAGCCGGGGAACCCGGCGCCGGCCCGCGAAGGGCGCCGAACGCACCAGGCGAGCAGGTCTTTGCCCATGCACATCGTCCCGTTCTCCGACGACCATCTTGGCCCGGCCGCGGCGTTGCTGGCGCTGCGCGGCAAGGCCGCGTACGAGCGCGAGCCCTCGCTGCCTGCACTGCTTGCAGACCCGTCGGCCGCCCGAAGCGCGATCGAGCGGGCGTTAGCGGCGCCGCGCGCCGAAGGCTTCGCCGCACTGCATGAAGGGCGGCTGGCGGGTTATCTGATCGGCGCGATCGAGCTGCCGAACCCCGTCAGCTTCCGCGCCCTGCTCGACCCGCCGCGCGCCGGCTGGATCACCAGCCACGCCGCGCAGCCGGCACTCGCCGGCGAGTGTTACCGTGCCCTGTACGCGAAACTGGCCGAACGCTGGGTGGCAGCCGGCTCCTTCGCGCACCACATCGGCCTTCACGCCGGCGACCGCGACGCGCTCGATGCCTGGTTCGCGCTCGGCTTCGGCCAGCTCGCCGTTCATGGCCTGCGCGACACACGGCCGGTGGCCGGAGCAGCGCTGCCCGCCGGCATCACCCTCCGCGCAGCCACGCTGGACAACCTCGACGCTGTATTGCGCTTCAGCGATGCTGTCAACCGGCATCAGGCGGCGAGCCCGATGTTCGCGCCCTACCTGCCCGAAACGCTGCCCGACCTGCGCCGCGAGCTGACCGCACTGCTTTCTGACCCGGCGGGCGGCGCGCTGCTGGCCGAACGCGACGGTCAACTCCTGGGCGGCTTCAGCTTCGGCCCGCCGCCGGAGGACATGGTCGCGCCCGAGCGCTGCGTCTACATCTTCGACGCCTGGACGGCGCCGGAGGAGCGCGGCAGCGGCCTCGGCTCGGCGCTGTTTGACGCGACGCTGGCGCGGGCGCGCGAGCACGGCGCGGCCTGGTGCCAGCTCAACTTCCTCAGCGCC
This region includes:
- a CDS encoding GNAT family N-acetyltransferase; translation: MHIVPFSDDHLGPAAALLALRGKAAYEREPSLPALLADPSAARSAIERALAAPRAEGFAALHEGRLAGYLIGAIELPNPVSFRALLDPPRAGWITSHAAQPALAGECYRALYAKLAERWVAAGSFAHHIGLHAGDRDALDAWFALGFGQLAVHGLRDTRPVAGAALPAGITLRAATLDNLDAVLRFSDAVNRHQAASPMFAPYLPETLPDLRRELTALLSDPAGGALLAERDGQLLGGFSFGPPPEDMVAPERCVYIFDAWTAPEERGSGLGSALFDATLARAREHGAAWCQLNFLSANLPGARFWLGSGFRPLTLFLQRRLDERIAWATEKGRGIG